Proteins from a genomic interval of Desulfobacterales bacterium:
- a CDS encoding A24 family peptidase → MLTSTTAGYLIEFLTFFFGLCVGSFMNVCIFRLPNSQSIVHPRSRCPSCGNMIKFYDNIPVLSFLLLKRKCRYCNAPISFRYPLVEIMGGFFAVCVYLKFGITLEGLIYYFFIVALLVITFIDIDHQIIPDRITLPGIPLFFIASFAVPAIGYKDSILGFLVGGGSLFAVAWTYHLATKREGMGGGDIKLLAMIGTLIGWQGVLFTIFVASAVGTFAGVLSMIGQAKDRKLAVPFGPFLSIGAITYIFFGPALIFWYLNLLR, encoded by the coding sequence ATGCTGACATCGACAACTGCAGGCTATCTAATCGAATTTTTAACGTTTTTTTTTGGTTTGTGCGTTGGAAGCTTCATGAATGTCTGTATTTTCAGGTTGCCGAATTCCCAATCGATCGTTCACCCCCGTTCCAGGTGTCCGTCATGCGGCAATATGATAAAATTTTATGATAATATTCCCGTCTTAAGTTTCTTGTTGTTGAAACGAAAATGCCGCTATTGCAATGCGCCTATTTCGTTTCGTTATCCCCTGGTGGAAATCATGGGCGGTTTTTTTGCAGTTTGCGTATACCTTAAATTTGGTATCACCCTGGAAGGTCTGATCTATTATTTTTTTATCGTGGCGTTGCTTGTGATAACCTTTATTGACATCGACCACCAGATCATCCCCGACCGCATCACCCTGCCCGGCATCCCCTTGTTCTTTATAGCATCATTTGCCGTTCCCGCCATCGGCTATAAAGATTCCATTCTGGGGTTTCTGGTAGGGGGTGGAAGCCTTTTTGCCGTCGCCTGGACATATCATCTGGCAACAAAGCGTGAGGGTATGGGCGGCGGCGATATCAAGCTGCTGGCCATGATCGGCACACTTATCGGCTGGCAGGGAGTGTTATTTACGATTTTCGTCGCCTCTGCCGTCGGCACTTTCGCCGGGGTTCTCTCCATGATCGGACAGGCCAAAGACCGAAAACTGGCTGTGCCCTTTGGCCCCTTTCTGTCAATCGGCGCGATAACATATATCTTTTTTGGCCCCGCGCTGATCTTTTGGTATTTGAATCTGCTCAGATAG